The following are encoded together in the Drosophila sechellia strain sech25 chromosome 3R, ASM438219v1, whole genome shotgun sequence genome:
- the LOC6607009 gene encoding uncharacterized protein LOC6607009 — MNPTNLGRQNGALVLEVLKVLGRPATSYEVAERVADVYRLPLHRIRPVVTDVLEAGSRHGFFSSLNDHYSVVQPVVEQLGRDIDQYAADILAGYSGEGSLPKMSTLMLKLQQLDGSPPMMTGLRYSRVSSGEQREHLPSGDVSLDARLMLPFPRVL; from the coding sequence ATGAATCCCACTAATCTGGGCAGACAGAATGGGGCTCTGGTGTTGGAAGTGTTGAAGGTGCTGGGTCGCCCGGCGACCAGTTACGAGGTGGCCGAAAGAGTGGCCGACGTCTACAGGCTGCCGCTGCACCGAATCCGTCCTGTGGTCACCGACGTCCTCGAGGCTGGATCACGACATGGATTCTTTAGCAGCCTCAATGACCATTATTCGGTGGTGCAGCCGGTGGTGGAGCAACTGGGCCGAGATATAGACCAGTATGCAGCCGATATTCTGGCGGGATACAGTGGCGAGGGCTCTCTGCCCAAGATGTCGACCCTGATGCTCAAGCTACAGCAACTGGACGGATCTCCGCCCATGATGACGGGGTTGAGGTATTCCCGAGTGAGCTCGGGGGAGCAACGCGAACACTTGCCCTCCGGCGACGTGTCCCTGGACGCCCGTCTCATGCTGCCCTTTCCTCGAGTACTATGA